In Flammeovirgaceae bacterium 311, one DNA window encodes the following:
- a CDS encoding N-acetylglucosamine 6-phosphate deacetylase (COG1820 N-acetylglucosamine-6-phosphate deacetylase) produces MGGKLKIFNGNILTPYRLIRQGTVVVSGGKIVEVSAGNIDVPDAEEIDAKGNYIAPGFIDMHVHGGGGHDFMDGSENAFLKIAETHAQYGTTAMLPTTLTAETEELYKTLELYEQANRNNTAGAQFLGIHLEGPYFAMSQRGAQDPRYIRNPDPKEYKAILSRSSSIKRWSAAPELEGAIEFAHYLKSKGILVALAHTDALYDETLLAFENGYTLATHFYSCMTGVTRKNALRYAGVVESAYLIDEMDVEVIADGIHCPPPLLKLICKIKGTDRMALITDSMRAAGMPEGNSILGSLHDGLKVIVEDGVAKLPDRTSFAGSVATADRLVRTMVKEAEIPLLEAVRMITNTPASILGITDRKGTLIPGKDADIVIFDGDIQVQKTIVNGRVIFDKELDKQNLELALK; encoded by the coding sequence ATGGGAGGAAAACTGAAGATTTTTAACGGTAACATTTTAACTCCTTACCGGCTAATCAGGCAGGGTACAGTGGTAGTTTCCGGAGGAAAAATTGTGGAAGTATCGGCAGGCAATATAGATGTTCCGGATGCTGAAGAGATAGATGCAAAAGGAAACTATATTGCCCCTGGTTTTATTGACATGCATGTGCACGGCGGGGGTGGACATGATTTTATGGATGGATCAGAAAATGCGTTCCTGAAAATTGCAGAAACGCATGCGCAGTATGGAACCACTGCCATGCTGCCTACCACCCTTACAGCTGAAACAGAAGAGCTCTACAAAACACTGGAATTGTATGAGCAGGCTAACAGGAATAATACTGCAGGTGCTCAGTTTCTGGGTATACACCTGGAAGGGCCCTATTTTGCCATGAGCCAGCGAGGGGCACAGGATCCACGCTATATCCGCAATCCGGATCCGAAAGAATACAAAGCGATATTATCCCGATCATCATCTATTAAAAGATGGAGTGCAGCACCTGAATTAGAGGGTGCTATTGAATTTGCACACTACCTGAAATCGAAGGGCATACTGGTGGCGCTGGCGCATACCGATGCGCTATATGATGAGACGCTGCTGGCATTTGAAAATGGGTATACCCTGGCTACGCACTTTTATTCCTGCATGACGGGCGTAACCCGTAAAAATGCCCTCCGCTATGCAGGTGTGGTGGAAAGTGCCTACCTCATCGATGAGATGGACGTAGAAGTGATTGCCGATGGCATACACTGCCCGCCACCCCTTTTGAAATTAATTTGCAAGATAAAAGGAACAGATCGCATGGCCCTGATTACAGATTCCATGCGTGCTGCTGGGATGCCCGAGGGCAACAGTATCCTGGGCAGCCTTCATGATGGCTTAAAGGTAATTGTAGAAGATGGCGTGGCAAAACTACCCGACAGAACTTCCTTTGCCGGCAGCGTAGCCACCGCAGATCGCCTGGTGAGAACAATGGTGAAAGAAGCAGAAATACCTTTGCTGGAGGCTGTGAGAATGATTACGAATACACCGGCCTCTATACTGGGCATAACAGACAGAAAAGGCACACTGATCCCGGGGAAAGATGCCGATATCGTCATTTTTGATGGTGACATTCAGGTTCAGAAGACCATTGTAAACGGAAGAGTGATTTTTGATAAAGAATTAGATAAGCAAAACCTAGAATTAGCGCTCAAATGA
- a CDS encoding glucosamine-6-phosphate deaminase (COG0363 6-phosphogluconolactonase/Glucosamine-6-phosphate isomerase/deaminase) produces the protein MKEITKEKLKVRIFNTRSQMGADAAEVVSEKIRELLQHKEFINIVFAAAPSQNEFLTSLRDKDVDWRRVNAFHMDEYVGLDSSAPQLFGNYLREKLFDKVSFREVYYLGGDPEKLDEECDKYTRLLEKYPTDIVILGIGENTHLAFNDPHVADFNDPKMVKIVDLDEKNRNQQVDPKDPICFDTLEEVPTHAITLTIPALFKATYAYAVVPGKNKADAIYHTLNEEIQERYPSTLLREHPNAILYIDQDSASRLTL, from the coding sequence ATGAAGGAAATCACCAAAGAAAAACTAAAGGTGAGGATATTTAATACCAGGTCCCAGATGGGAGCCGATGCTGCTGAAGTAGTAAGCGAGAAAATAAGGGAGTTACTGCAGCATAAAGAATTTATCAACATAGTTTTCGCTGCAGCTCCTTCACAAAATGAATTTCTGACTTCATTAAGAGATAAAGACGTAGACTGGAGACGGGTTAATGCATTTCACATGGATGAATATGTGGGCCTTGACAGCAGTGCGCCACAGTTATTCGGTAACTACCTGCGTGAAAAGCTTTTTGATAAAGTCTCATTCAGAGAAGTGTATTACCTGGGCGGCGATCCTGAAAAGCTGGATGAGGAATGCGATAAGTATACGCGGCTTTTAGAGAAGTATCCTACCGATATCGTGATTCTGGGAATAGGAGAGAATACGCACCTTGCTTTTAACGATCCGCATGTAGCCGATTTTAACGACCCTAAAATGGTTAAGATCGTGGATCTCGATGAAAAGAACAGAAATCAGCAGGTAGATCCCAAAGATCCAATCTGCTTTGATACTTTAGAGGAAGTACCTACCCACGCCATTACCTTAACCATTCCTGCTCTCTTCAAAGCAACATATGCATATGCCGTAGTACCCGGAAAAAATAAAGCAGATGCCATTTACCACACCCTCAATGAAGAAATCCAGGAGCGTTATCCATCCACCCTGCTCAGAGAACATCCAAACGCAATATTGTATATAGATCAGGATAGTGCATCAAGGCTAACATTATAG
- a CDS encoding glycosyl hydrolase family protein, whose translation MLKKLLLGSIFLSCLGISAQAQTKYGWYTEGTDYAPSQRIRITVTNPLNIACEKCPVVIRRSQLPVQNVPERWINIVDPKLPGNKEPSLAELKAMSGYVRRKETNGHFVELQVDDINKDGVWDEIFFMTDLKPRENREFYIYVDHYERGMTAHRVHAAIGNYGRHTVPLWESEHMGWKLWYPHSVDLHGKRDPMLTAYYEYSTNKSGYYMPWELGTDIMTVAETFGSGSMCVFENPANPEKPARAYHNSPALDKGPFSESRFAYDVVYNGPLRSMIKVKTMNWNSGKGFYELEQNYIAYADKSWSIVEVKFNEFLPPGSDAMFGAGIRRIMEEYKSINKKGYAISMGRNIEARIPDEDIGDEVLVVPWQGIGIVVKDAFKPEYHNINGFGGNHVFKIPVTADHFFEYMIVGAWSFGKVNNNENEFVNYVDTEALKYNNPPRVEIKEYEIKSQ comes from the coding sequence ATGTTGAAGAAACTATTATTAGGCTCCATATTCCTGAGCTGCCTGGGTATTTCTGCACAAGCCCAAACTAAGTATGGCTGGTATACCGAAGGTACTGATTACGCCCCTTCGCAGCGCATACGTATTACAGTAACTAATCCGCTGAATATAGCTTGTGAGAAATGTCCTGTTGTAATCAGGAGAAGCCAGCTGCCGGTTCAGAATGTTCCGGAACGATGGATCAATATTGTAGATCCCAAACTTCCCGGCAATAAGGAGCCTAGCCTGGCCGAACTGAAAGCCATGAGCGGCTACGTCAGGCGAAAGGAAACCAACGGGCACTTTGTAGAACTCCAGGTAGATGACATCAATAAAGATGGGGTTTGGGATGAGATCTTTTTTATGACAGATCTGAAACCCAGGGAAAACCGGGAATTCTATATTTATGTAGATCACTACGAACGCGGCATGACGGCTCATCGTGTACACGCCGCTATCGGAAATTATGGCCGGCATACAGTGCCGCTGTGGGAGTCAGAACACATGGGCTGGAAGCTATGGTATCCTCATTCTGTGGATCTTCACGGCAAGCGCGATCCTATGCTCACGGCTTACTATGAGTATTCCACTAATAAATCGGGCTATTATATGCCCTGGGAGCTTGGTACGGATATTATGACCGTAGCAGAGACCTTCGGCTCCGGCAGCATGTGTGTGTTTGAGAATCCGGCTAATCCCGAAAAACCTGCGCGTGCCTACCACAACTCTCCGGCACTGGATAAAGGCCCCTTCAGTGAAAGCCGTTTTGCCTACGATGTGGTGTATAACGGACCCCTGCGGAGTATGATCAAGGTGAAAACCATGAACTGGAACTCCGGTAAGGGTTTCTATGAACTGGAGCAGAATTACATAGCCTATGCAGATAAATCCTGGAGCATAGTGGAGGTAAAATTTAATGAATTTCTGCCCCCGGGCAGCGATGCCATGTTTGGAGCCGGCATCCGCCGGATTATGGAAGAATACAAGAGTATTAACAAGAAGGGCTATGCCATATCGATGGGAAGAAATATTGAGGCGCGCATTCCCGATGAAGACATTGGTGATGAGGTGCTTGTGGTGCCGTGGCAGGGTATTGGCATTGTGGTAAAGGATGCTTTCAAACCTGAATATCATAACATCAATGGTTTCGGAGGGAACCATGTATTTAAGATACCAGTAACCGCTGATCACTTCTTTGAATACATGATTGTAGGCGCCTGGAGTTTTGGCAAGGTTAACAATAATGAAAATGAATTTGTAAATTATGTCGATACTGAGGCGCTTAAGTACAATAATCCGCCAAGAGTAGAGATTAAGGAATATGAAATAAAAAGCCAGTAA
- a CDS encoding K+ channel subunit beta (COG0667 Predicted oxidoreductases (related to aryl-alcohol dehydrogenases)): MNGDHMNYSKPNPVLYNLPFQVDDFNDMPYRPLGTSGFRVPNIGLGTWKIGYPETGDGSRVDEKQAFQIFDKAVELGVTLWDTANRYNNSSGNSERVIGNWLKNNSSERRNIILATKIFGAMDGLTPNHCGLSRASILDAVYASLERLQVNYIDLLYFHAFDPLRPIEESLSAIEDLARQDLIRYFAVSNFTVDQLGAYHRVIRESGSVRSRILAVQNQYDLLQGENSSYTGVLEHAAQTGISYIAWSPLARGLLTERYLDPDAAGPGDRLFDEGTVEEKTSGANLEKLHQLRKLSREWGLELPQLVIAYMLTLPGMGPVIPSSSSVQQLVSNAAAGKVVLNEEQQRKIKGLLQ, encoded by the coding sequence ATGAATGGAGATCATATGAATTACAGTAAACCGAACCCGGTACTATACAATTTACCATTTCAGGTTGATGATTTCAATGATATGCCTTACAGGCCCCTGGGAACATCGGGCTTTCGTGTACCTAACATTGGTTTAGGCACCTGGAAAATAGGCTATCCCGAAACGGGCGATGGATCCAGGGTAGATGAGAAACAGGCATTTCAGATTTTTGATAAGGCTGTGGAACTGGGTGTTACCTTATGGGATACAGCCAACCGATATAATAATTCTTCGGGCAATTCAGAGCGGGTAATTGGCAATTGGCTGAAAAACAACAGCTCAGAAAGACGCAACATTATATTGGCAACCAAGATATTCGGTGCCATGGATGGGCTAACGCCTAATCATTGCGGGCTTTCCCGGGCTAGCATTCTGGATGCTGTGTATGCAAGCTTAGAGCGGCTCCAGGTTAATTACATTGATTTGCTCTACTTCCATGCTTTCGATCCGCTTAGGCCAATTGAAGAAAGTCTTTCGGCTATAGAAGATCTGGCCAGACAAGACCTGATCAGGTATTTCGCAGTATCAAATTTTACGGTCGATCAGCTAGGTGCCTATCATAGGGTTATCAGGGAAAGTGGATCTGTCCGCAGCCGCATTCTGGCAGTGCAGAACCAGTATGACCTGCTGCAGGGAGAAAACAGCTCCTACACCGGAGTGCTGGAACATGCTGCTCAAACAGGCATCTCCTACATTGCCTGGAGTCCTCTGGCAAGAGGGCTTCTGACAGAAAGGTACCTTGATCCGGATGCGGCTGGTCCCGGAGATCGTCTTTTTGATGAAGGAACAGTGGAAGAAAAGACCAGCGGGGCTAATCTGGAAAAATTACACCAGTTAAGAAAATTATCACGTGAGTGGGGGCTGGAGTTACCCCAGCTTGTAATTGCGTATATGTTAACGCTGCCTGGTATGGGGCCTGTTATACCGTCTTCCTCAAGCGTGCAGCAGCTGGTTTCTAATGCTGCTGCTGGAAAGGTTGTTTTAAATGAAGAGCAGCAGAGAAAGATCAAAGGATTGCTTCAATAG
- a CDS encoding Xylose isomerase domain-containing protein TIM barrel (COG3622 Hydroxypyruvate isomerase), which produces MSLASFMGASLESSEKALGRELKGRIKHSVCKWCYDKIPIEDFCVAAKSIGIQSIEYVGPEVWPILKKHGLTSAMPTGAGLGIEKGFCDTQYHADLIKSFTEVIPLAAKAGYDQIICFSGNRNGIDDETGLANCVKGLKPLLKVAEDYKVTISMELLNSKINHKDYMCDRTAWGVELCDRIGSDRFKLLYDIYHMQIMEGDVIRTIRKYHPYFSHYHTAGVPGRNEIDESQELFYPAVMRAIIETGYTGFVGQEFIPKRLEPIAALRQGVEICDV; this is translated from the coding sequence ATGAGTCTGGCTTCCTTTATGGGTGCCAGTCTGGAGTCTTCTGAAAAAGCACTGGGACGTGAGCTGAAAGGCAGGATTAAGCACTCTGTTTGTAAATGGTGCTACGATAAAATACCTATCGAAGATTTTTGTGTAGCAGCCAAAAGTATTGGGATTCAATCAATAGAATATGTAGGGCCTGAAGTATGGCCAATACTTAAAAAGCATGGCTTAACGAGTGCAATGCCAACAGGAGCCGGTTTAGGGATAGAAAAAGGGTTTTGTGATACACAGTATCATGCTGATCTGATAAAAAGTTTTACTGAGGTGATTCCCTTGGCGGCCAAAGCAGGGTATGATCAGATCATTTGTTTTTCAGGAAATCGCAATGGCATAGATGACGAAACCGGCCTGGCAAACTGTGTAAAAGGCCTGAAACCATTACTAAAGGTTGCAGAAGACTATAAAGTCACCATATCAATGGAGCTGTTAAACAGCAAAATCAATCACAAAGATTATATGTGTGATCGTACAGCCTGGGGGGTGGAATTATGCGATAGAATAGGATCTGACAGGTTTAAACTGCTATATGATATTTACCATATGCAAATCATGGAGGGTGATGTGATCAGAACGATCCGAAAATATCATCCTTATTTCAGCCATTATCATACCGCAGGCGTACCCGGGCGAAATGAAATCGATGAGTCGCAGGAATTATTCTATCCGGCAGTAATGAGAGCGATCATTGAAACCGGATATACAGGTTTTGTAGGCCAGGAGTTTATACCCAAACGGCTCGAGCCAATTGCTGCTTTAAGGCAGGGGGTGGAGATCTGTGATGTTTAA
- a CDS encoding diguanylate cyclase — protein MINQIKQKEAASAAESLGVAIRRMNFRYILFMHAFLLLLMSSCAVSKKPAVYTVERLSEPVEINADWNKEPWNSVKALDVDKYMGQEPDHKPEVQAKVTYDQEAVYIIFRVKDQYVRCMIDEYQGPVSRDSCVEFFFTPGTDISKGYFNLEVNCGGTAVFKFQKVAKDGQTKIPKAAFDKIEIAHSLPRIVTPEIEDPVTWTVEYRLPIEILKQYYEVVPPAPGVEWKANFYKIASESSHPHWLTWSFVDNPEPRFHLPEFFGTLKFQ, from the coding sequence ATGATAAATCAAATAAAACAGAAAGAGGCCGCTTCCGCTGCTGAAAGCCTGGGTGTTGCTATAAGGCGAATGAATTTCAGATATATACTATTTATGCATGCGTTTCTTTTGCTGCTCATGAGCAGCTGTGCGGTGTCTAAAAAGCCGGCTGTGTATACGGTTGAACGTTTGTCTGAACCGGTTGAAATCAATGCAGACTGGAACAAAGAACCCTGGAATAGTGTAAAGGCACTCGATGTAGATAAATATATGGGGCAGGAGCCGGATCATAAGCCGGAAGTTCAGGCAAAAGTAACCTACGACCAGGAGGCTGTTTACATAATTTTCAGAGTAAAAGACCAGTACGTCAGGTGCATGATCGATGAGTACCAGGGACCTGTATCCAGAGATAGTTGTGTGGAATTTTTCTTTACCCCGGGTACTGATATAAGCAAGGGGTATTTTAATCTGGAGGTGAATTGTGGCGGTACTGCAGTGTTTAAATTTCAGAAAGTCGCAAAAGATGGCCAGACAAAAATCCCTAAAGCAGCATTCGATAAAATTGAAATTGCACATTCGCTTCCGCGCATTGTAACTCCTGAAATAGAAGACCCTGTTACCTGGACAGTTGAGTACCGGCTGCCAATTGAAATTCTGAAACAGTATTATGAGGTAGTGCCTCCTGCCCCCGGCGTGGAGTGGAAAGCAAACTTTTATAAAATTGCCTCTGAAAGTTCACACCCACACTGGCTTACCTGGTCGTTTGTAGATAATCCGGAACCTAGATTTCACCTCCCCGAATTTTTCGGTACCCTCAAGTTCCAGTAG
- a CDS encoding glucose/galactose transporter (COG0738 Fucose permease): MKKIDKTVEIGSISKRDTITGIIIIGMMFFIFGFVSWVNAILIPYFQIAMELSHLQAYLVAFAFYISYLVFSIPAGYLLKNVGFKKGIMVGFWTMAMGAFIFVPAAMTRTYEIFLLGLFSIGAGLALLQTAANPYITILGPKERAAQRISIMGICNKAAGILAPLAFAAVILKASDATLFDQIPLMEEAERNAVLDELIGRVIVPYIWVGIVLFALGLLIRFSPLPEINTENETEDVARANSGKTSILQFPHLILGALAIFVHVGTQVVSIDTIIGYARSMDINLVEAKVFPSYTLTAAICGYILGIICIPKFISQTNAFRICTILGVIFTLMIIFMQGQVSFLGHNADVSIWFVVLLGLPNALVWPGIWPLALEGLGRFTKVGASILVMGLAGNAILPVVYGYFADVFNVRDAYWVLLPCYLYLVFYAFYGHRIRRWVWADPKSIAVESDKPVAQNA, translated from the coding sequence ATGAAAAAAATTGATAAAACAGTAGAGATAGGTTCCATCAGTAAACGTGATACTATTACCGGGATCATCATCATCGGTATGATGTTCTTCATCTTTGGATTTGTGAGCTGGGTAAATGCCATTTTGATACCCTACTTTCAGATTGCCATGGAGCTGAGCCACCTGCAGGCTTACCTGGTTGCGTTTGCCTTCTACATATCCTACCTGGTTTTTTCAATACCTGCAGGCTATCTGTTAAAAAATGTAGGCTTTAAAAAAGGGATCATGGTTGGGTTCTGGACCATGGCAATGGGTGCTTTTATATTTGTACCCGCGGCCATGACCAGAACCTACGAAATATTTCTCTTAGGTTTGTTTTCTATTGGTGCGGGGCTTGCCCTTTTGCAAACGGCAGCCAATCCCTACATTACCATACTGGGGCCTAAAGAGCGGGCAGCACAACGGATCAGCATCATGGGCATTTGCAACAAGGCAGCAGGCATACTGGCGCCTCTGGCATTTGCAGCAGTAATTTTAAAAGCATCAGATGCTACCCTGTTCGATCAGATTCCTTTGATGGAAGAAGCAGAGAGGAATGCTGTACTGGATGAGCTGATCGGAAGGGTAATTGTACCTTATATCTGGGTGGGCATAGTGCTTTTTGCGCTGGGTTTACTGATCCGCTTTTCTCCGCTGCCTGAAATCAATACAGAAAATGAAACCGAAGATGTTGCCAGGGCTAATTCCGGTAAAACCAGTATTCTTCAGTTTCCGCATTTGATCCTGGGCGCACTGGCAATTTTTGTACATGTAGGAACCCAGGTGGTTTCAATCGATACGATTATTGGCTACGCCCGTTCAATGGATATCAATCTGGTGGAAGCAAAAGTGTTTCCCTCATATACACTCACTGCAGCAATCTGCGGTTATATACTGGGCATAATTTGTATCCCAAAATTTATCAGCCAAACCAATGCATTTCGCATTTGCACCATATTGGGCGTGATCTTTACCCTGATGATTATTTTCATGCAGGGCCAGGTCAGCTTTCTGGGGCATAATGCCGATGTATCTATCTGGTTTGTCGTGCTCCTGGGCCTGCCCAATGCACTCGTATGGCCGGGCATATGGCCGCTGGCTTTAGAAGGTCTGGGAAGGTTCACTAAAGTTGGCGCATCCATACTGGTAATGGGTTTGGCCGGAAATGCGATTTTGCCGGTTGTGTATGGGTATTTTGCTGATGTATTCAACGTTCGGGATGCTTACTGGGTGTTGTTGCCCTGTTATCTGTACCTGGTGTTTTATGCCTTCTACGGACACCGGATCAGAAGGTGGGTGTGGGCTGACCCTAAATCTATTGCTGTTGAAAGCGATAAACCTGTGGCTCAGAATGCATAA
- a CDS encoding heparinase II/III family protein has protein sequence MNKLLLAIVIVLCLMMHQAPAQKPVDKISYTLYNDFETGELFGWEPYPYAQDIGFDALYFARESPTYNNSRYALARAVRANDAVELSQGFTKRLNLWTTSETSIRAAVYFQSDRDPELLELTLGTFDGRRYRHTIRSPKANQWLELDIPLEAFRLEEQPLAPGAHIQVVTLEASYPVVYNLYTYTMLLDDFRISGERQRRFESLNPVSSDFEMFDLSILNKHYYYGDELSLRVIPEGDIPLLQLSGTLVDGSGKVVKNHIRFSKSGQGWSNSAIYRPRKSDARGQWEIRLRGQTRQGTEVRWAFRFLMPGKPVNEHPRLFFSAGELQERLANEKSAVARKILDNALQNTDFMEVDIDAIEEGEDRTAENLVGGPYSKNAVGFNAYGAWSSPIRRLGNVVREGSFNYAFTGDREAGEKAKKALLKLCAFKNWNAAWMLERQFWTYYPVGYTLLPVAYGYDMLYDLLTEEERKMVREAIMEKGLKLFHRDMVVMNRMPSNLTNHIAVLAGGHGMAATAIYGDDPENPYMEPYLSGIITKAKTFIDRTYYSDGSYGEPKSGYMNMATKEIALLLHTFERNFGIDWATTTDVENYYKYPLQAMHSSGLMADFGDGGHAFKGFTESHSEYFVNRTGNPFLYHYLKPHWEEGKGGYLGYLWYRDDITPVSRKVLPTSKVFEAQGMVMRSGWEDSSTVISIRLGPHSNHYHFDQGSFQLMTNGEELLIDPGIGAGGYYANPDFNPYNIQAIAHNVMLVDHDAESQNPAHFDNEIAALQDWPRMVHTFAGEIADAVEGDLANVYKNKLNRYSRTFLYTKSGPLFLFDQVESKSANGHVYDWLFHAPEKSISYSGQRVLINRPDARLTLDIVSPEIQSGRIRDRSNDKESFVTLSSAPNLTEVNFLAVLLPVPKTGADSMEPAPVTSRIEAPGWLGARVEQTGNTDLGVFRINDNAAAQVEGYATDAKRFTASTDGAGKLYKIYFEGSSFSGHGLSVHSSAPAAFAVALNQEGARVEVKSAQANRITINSGKVFSKVLLNGSSTRSWRKDSRTNALTIEVPAGMNTYTLQ, from the coding sequence ATGAACAAATTATTGCTGGCTATTGTGATAGTTTTGTGCCTGATGATGCATCAGGCACCTGCACAGAAGCCTGTTGATAAGATTTCTTACACCCTTTACAATGATTTTGAAACAGGAGAGCTGTTCGGGTGGGAACCTTATCCCTATGCCCAGGATATTGGCTTTGATGCCCTTTACTTTGCCCGGGAGTCTCCCACCTACAATAACAGCCGCTATGCCCTGGCAAGAGCGGTAAGGGCTAACGATGCGGTAGAGCTCAGTCAGGGTTTTACCAAAAGACTTAACCTCTGGACTACATCAGAGACCAGCATCAGGGCTGCTGTATATTTTCAGTCTGATCGTGATCCCGAATTGCTTGAGCTAACGCTTGGTACCTTCGACGGACGCCGCTACCGGCACACCATCCGGAGCCCGAAGGCTAATCAATGGCTGGAACTTGATATTCCGCTGGAGGCTTTCAGGCTGGAGGAGCAGCCACTTGCCCCGGGGGCGCATATTCAGGTAGTAACGCTGGAGGCAAGCTACCCCGTCGTATACAACCTCTATACCTATACCATGCTTCTGGACGATTTCCGGATCAGCGGCGAACGGCAGCGTCGGTTTGAAAGTCTGAATCCCGTTTCTTCAGATTTTGAGATGTTTGATCTTTCTATTCTCAACAAGCATTACTATTACGGCGACGAGCTTTCCCTCAGAGTCATTCCCGAAGGTGATATTCCGCTTCTTCAGCTAAGCGGAACACTGGTGGATGGCAGTGGTAAGGTAGTTAAGAACCATATTCGCTTCAGCAAGAGTGGCCAGGGCTGGAGCAATTCTGCCATTTACAGGCCCCGAAAAAGTGATGCCCGTGGGCAGTGGGAGATCAGGCTGCGGGGCCAGACCAGGCAGGGTACTGAGGTGCGCTGGGCATTCAGGTTCCTGATGCCTGGAAAACCGGTAAACGAGCACCCGCGGCTTTTCTTTTCTGCCGGCGAGCTTCAGGAGCGCCTGGCGAATGAAAAATCAGCAGTTGCCAGAAAAATTCTGGATAATGCGCTGCAGAATACAGATTTTATGGAGGTAGACATAGATGCCATAGAAGAGGGGGAAGACAGAACCGCAGAGAACCTGGTGGGTGGCCCTTACTCAAAAAATGCTGTAGGTTTCAATGCATATGGTGCCTGGAGCAGTCCAATCCGCAGGCTGGGCAATGTGGTGAGAGAGGGTAGTTTCAATTATGCATTCACTGGCGATCGGGAGGCAGGAGAAAAGGCAAAAAAGGCACTGCTGAAGCTTTGTGCATTTAAAAACTGGAATGCAGCCTGGATGCTGGAAAGACAATTCTGGACCTACTATCCTGTGGGCTATACCCTTTTGCCTGTGGCCTACGGCTACGACATGCTCTATGATCTACTTACTGAGGAAGAGCGGAAGATGGTGCGGGAGGCCATTATGGAAAAAGGACTTAAGCTTTTTCATCGCGATATGGTGGTGATGAACCGCATGCCCTCAAACTTAACAAATCATATCGCGGTTTTAGCCGGCGGCCACGGCATGGCGGCCACGGCAATTTATGGAGATGATCCCGAAAATCCGTACATGGAGCCCTATCTGTCCGGTATCATCACGAAGGCGAAAACCTTTATTGACCGCACCTATTACAGCGATGGCAGTTATGGTGAACCAAAGAGTGGCTACATGAACATGGCCACCAAGGAAATTGCTCTGCTCCTCCACACCTTTGAACGTAATTTTGGCATTGACTGGGCAACCACTACCGATGTGGAAAACTATTATAAATACCCACTCCAGGCGATGCACTCCAGTGGACTGATGGCCGATTTTGGCGATGGAGGCCATGCTTTTAAAGGGTTTACCGAGAGTCATTCAGAATATTTTGTAAACCGTACCGGTAATCCCTTCCTCTACCACTACCTGAAGCCACACTGGGAAGAGGGAAAGGGTGGATACCTGGGCTATTTGTGGTACAGAGATGATATAACGCCAGTCTCCAGGAAGGTGCTGCCCACTTCAAAAGTATTTGAAGCTCAGGGCATGGTGATGCGCTCTGGCTGGGAAGATTCCTCCACGGTGATTAGTATCCGGCTTGGTCCACATTCCAATCATTACCATTTTGATCAGGGAAGTTTCCAGCTGATGACCAATGGAGAAGAACTTCTGATAGATCCGGGCATCGGGGCCGGAGGCTACTATGCAAATCCTGATTTCAACCCCTACAACATACAGGCCATTGCCCATAATGTGATGCTGGTAGATCATGATGCCGAAAGCCAGAATCCAGCCCATTTCGATAATGAAATTGCTGCTCTGCAGGACTGGCCCCGGATGGTTCATACCTTTGCAGGCGAAATTGCCGATGCGGTAGAAGGAGATCTGGCAAATGTGTATAAGAACAAACTTAATCGGTATAGCAGAACCTTTCTCTACACCAAGTCTGGCCCTCTATTTCTTTTTGATCAGGTGGAGAGTAAATCTGCAAATGGTCATGTTTATGACTGGCTTTTTCATGCACCGGAAAAGTCAATCAGCTATTCCGGTCAGCGGGTACTAATTAACCGGCCTGATGCACGCCTTACGCTTGATATTGTATCTCCAGAAATTCAGTCGGGCAGAATTAGAGACAGAAGTAATGATAAAGAAAGCTTTGTTACCCTTTCTTCAGCACCAAATCTTACAGAGGTAAACTTTTTGGCGGTACTTCTGCCTGTCCCTAAAACAGGGGCGGATAGTATGGAACCGGCTCCGGTAACCAGCAGAATAGAAGCTCCCGGCTGGCTCGGAGCCCGTGTTGAACAGACTGGCAACACAGATCTTGGGGTCTTCAGGATTAACGACAATGCCGCTGCCCAGGTGGAAGGTTATGCTACCGATGCAAAACGCTTCACGGCTTCTACTGATGGAGCAGGAAAGCTTTATAAAATTTACTTTGAAGGAAGCTCCTTCTCTGGCCATGGCCTCTCGGTACACAGCAGTGCTCCGGCTGCATTTGCAGTAGCATTGAACCAGGAAGGGGCCAGGGTGGAGGTAAAATCTGCCCAGGCAAACAGAATCACCATCAACAGCGGAAAGGTATTCTCTAAGGTGCTGCTGAACGGATCTTCAACCCGCAGCTGGCGGAAAGACAGCCGTACAAATGCCCTGACGATTGAGGTTCCTGCAGGAATGAATACTTATACCCTGCAATAG